CGGGGCCGTGTCGCATCCCGCGGAGAACTGAGTAGCGTCCAGACCTGATGAGCGAGACAGCGAACACCCCAGACGTAGCCCTGCGCTGGCCCGGCGGCGAACTGCCGCTGCGGGTCATCCCCTCGACCGAAGGGTCGGAGGGCATCGACACCAGCAAGCTGCTGGCCACCACCGGCCAGGTCGCCCTGGACATCGGGTTCGTGAACACCGCGTCCTGCACCTCGGAGATCACCTACATCGACGGTGACCAGGGCATCCTGCGGTACCGCGGGTACCCGATCGACCAGCTGGCCGGGAAGGCCAGCTTCCTCGAGGTCTCCTACCTGCTGATCTACGGCGAGCTGCCGACGGCCGACCAGCTGGCGGAGTTCGACCAGGGCATCCGGCGGCACACCCTGCTGCACGAGGACCTGAAGCAGTTCTTCAAGGGCTTCCCCCGCGACGCGCACCCGATGCCGGTGCTCTCCTCGGCGGTCAGCGCGCTGTCGACCTTCTACCAGGACTCGCTGGACCCGTTCGACTCCAAGCAGGTGGAGATCTCCACGCTGCGCCTGCTGGCCAAGCTGCCGACCATCGCCGCCTACGCCTACAAGAAGTCGGTCGGGCAGCCGTTCCTCTACCCGGACAACTCACTGGGCCTGGTGGAGAACTTCCTCCGGATGACCTTCGGGTTCCCGGCCGAGCCCTACGAGGCCGACCCGGAGCTGGTCAAGGCGCTGGACATGCTCTTCGTCCTGCACGCCGACCACGAGCAGAACTGCTCGACCTCGACCGTCCGGCTGGTCGGTTCCTCGCACGCCAACATGTTCGCCTCGGTCTCCGCCGGCATCAACGCGCTGTTCGGCCCGCTGCACGGCGGGGCCAACCAGTCGGTGCTGGAGATGCTGGAGGCGATCAAGCGCGACGGCGGCGACATCGAGCGCTTCGTCGCCCGGGTGAAGGACAAGGAGCCCGGCGTCAAGCTGATGGGCTTCGGGCACCGGGTCTACAAGAACTACGACCCGCGCGCCGCCCTGGTGAAGGCGACCGCCGACACGGTGCTGGACAAGCTGGGCGGCAACAACGAGCTGCTCGACCTGGCCCGCCAGCTCGAGGAGATCGCCCTCTCCGACGACTACTTCGTCGAGCGCAAGCTCTACCCGAACGTCGACTTCTACACCGGCCTCATCTACCGGGCGATGGGCTTCCCGACCCGGATGTTCACCGTGCTGTTCGCCATCGGCCGGCTGCCGGGCTGGATCGCCCAGTGGCGGGAGATGATCGAGGACCCGGCCACGAAGATCGGCCGCCCGCGCCAGGTCTACACCGGCCCGGCCGAGCGTTCCTTCGTGGAGATCGCCGAACGCTGATCGAAGGGCTCCCTCCCGCCCGTCGCCGGCTCAGCGCGGGTCCCCGAGAGGAGCCGCTGCAGCACGTCACCAGGCCCCGCCGTCCAGCTGGACGGCGGGGCCTCGTCGTCGTCCCTCTCCCCCGAAGGGGTGGGCTGCACCCCCCGAACCGGTGACGGACCTCCACCGGGCCCGTGGGCACGTCGATGGGATCAGGACACCGGACGCCGCCTGGCGGCCGGGCCGATCCGACGCAGCCGGGGGGACGACGGTGCCCGCACCACGTGCGCACGCTCCTGCGTCGCCGCCCCGGGCCCAGTCCACCGCCGGCCGGCCCGCCCGTAAGGCCCCTGCCCGTAAGCCGCCTGCCCGGAAGCCGGCCACCCGGACGACCGCCCGGCAGCCCACGGGGAGGAAGCCGGCGCCGCGCACGGCTGCCGGTCGCCGCCCGACCCCCGGACGTCGCCGGCCTCCGCCGAGGCGCGGCCGCACCCCCGGTGCCACCCAGCGCTGGTGGTACCGGCTGGCCGTCGTCAGTGCCGCCACCCTCGCCCTGATCGGCGTCCTGGCCGTCACCGCCCAGCCGCCCACCGAGGCCGGCCAGGTGCCCGCCCCGGCCGCCGCCGGCCTGGCGGAGTCCACCGCCGCGACCCTCGCCGACGCCGCTGCCCGCCACCGGGCCGCCCTGTCCGAGGCGGAGCGGCTCACCGCCCAGGCACAGCAGGCCCGGGACGCCGGCGCGGCCGCGCTGGCCGTCGTCGCCGCCGACCGGGACGCCGTGGGGCTCCATGCCGCCGCGGCGTACCGGCGCAGCCCGGCGGAGCGCTGGCCCCTGGCGCAGCTCTCCGTCCACTCCCCCGGCTCGACGCCGGAGGTGCTGCACGCGCAGGGCCTGGCCGAGCAGCTGACCGAGCAGCAGGACGCCTCGGTCGCCCGCGCCGCGCGGGCCGCCGTGCAGGCGGCGCAGCAGACCGACCTCGCCGCCGCGGCCGACGCGGGCGCGGCGCAGGCGCGCAGCCGGGCCGACGCGGTGCTCACCGAGGTCCGCGCGATCGTCGCCGACCTCGACCCGACGGTCAGCGCCCAGTGGGCCGCGCTGTCGGCGAGCCCCGCCGACGCCGGCCAGCAGACCCGCAACGCCGCCGCGCTGGCCGGCTGGCAGGACCACCTGGGACGGCTGGCGGCCGCGGGGGTCACCCCGCCCCCCGCCGCGACCCTGACCGACCCAGACGCCCTGCCGGCCGGGCTCGCCGTGCTGCGCGACGCCGCGGGCGCGCCGGTGCCGGGCGTCGCCACCACCTACGCGGCCGGCGGCACGCTGACCGTGCTGCCCGCCGAGACCGTCGCCGCGGTCAGCGCCGCCTTCGCCCAGCTGGGCAGGCCCTACCTCGTCGGCCAGCACGGGCCCGACGGTTACGACTGCGGTGGGCTCACCGCCACGGCGTGGGCGCAGGGCGGCATCGGGCTGCCCACCGACCTGGCCGGCCAGTGGGCCCAGGGCACGCCCGTGCCGGTCGGGCAGCTCCAGGTCGGCGACCTGGTGTTCCGCACCGACCCGCGCAGCGGCCTGGACGACGTGGGCCTGTACCTGGGCGGCACGAGCGTGCTCTCCGCCTCCGCCGACCGCCGGCAGGTGGCGGTGCGCGAGCTGGCCGACCTGAGCACCGCCGTCCGGGTGACCGTGCCGCCGGCCACTCCGGCACCGCTGCCGGTCAGCGGCCCCGTCCCGGCGGCGTGCAGCGCACCGCTGCCCGCCCCGGGCAGCGCCTCCGGGCCGGCGAGCGGGGCGTGGGGTGGCTGGGCCAACGGGCAGATCCCGGCCGACCAGCTCTGCACGATCGGGGGCGGGCACCGGCTGCGCTGCGATGCGGCGGCCGCCTACCGGGCGATGTCCGCGGCCTACGCGCAGACCTTCGGCGCCCCGCTGTGCATCACCGACTCCTACCGGTCGCTGGGCGCGCAGGTCGACGTCCACCACCGGAAGCCGGGGATCACCGCGGTGCCGGGCACCTCGAACCACGGGTGGGCCCTGGCGGTCGACCTGTGCGGCGGGATCAACCGCTTCGGCACCGCGGAGGCCGCGTGGATGCGGCTCAACGCCGGGCACTACGGGTGGCTGCAACCGGACTGGGCCCAGGCGGGCGGGCAGAACCCGGAGCCGTGGCACTGGGAGTACGGCGTCCTGAGCTGACCGGCCGAGGAGATCGCGGCGGGTCAGGCCCAGCCGAGGTCGGCCAGCGCCCGCCAGGGCAGGGTCGCGCACGCGTCGTCCGCCTCGGCGACCAGCCGGCGCGCCACGGCCGCGTCCGCGCAGGCGACCGGCCGGCCGGGCGTGACCACGACCTGCATGTCGTGCAACCGCAGCCCGGCGGCGGCCATCTCGACGAGCAGCTCCTCGGGGCGGACCAGGACCGCGGTGTCCACGCCCGGCACGCCGGTCGAGGTCCACAGGCCCAGCGGCCCCTCCACCCGT
The Modestobacter marinus DNA segment above includes these coding regions:
- a CDS encoding citrate synthase, translating into MSETANTPDVALRWPGGELPLRVIPSTEGSEGIDTSKLLATTGQVALDIGFVNTASCTSEITYIDGDQGILRYRGYPIDQLAGKASFLEVSYLLIYGELPTADQLAEFDQGIRRHTLLHEDLKQFFKGFPRDAHPMPVLSSAVSALSTFYQDSLDPFDSKQVEISTLRLLAKLPTIAAYAYKKSVGQPFLYPDNSLGLVENFLRMTFGFPAEPYEADPELVKALDMLFVLHADHEQNCSTSTVRLVGSSHANMFASVSAGINALFGPLHGGANQSVLEMLEAIKRDGGDIERFVARVKDKEPGVKLMGFGHRVYKNYDPRAALVKATADTVLDKLGGNNELLDLARQLEEIALSDDYFVERKLYPNVDFYTGLIYRAMGFPTRMFTVLFAIGRLPGWIAQWREMIEDPATKIGRPRQVYTGPAERSFVEIAER
- a CDS encoding NlpC/P60 family protein; amino-acid sequence: MPAPRAHAPASPPRAQSTAGRPARKAPARKPPARKPATRTTARQPTGRKPAPRTAAGRRPTPGRRRPPPRRGRTPGATQRWWYRLAVVSAATLALIGVLAVTAQPPTEAGQVPAPAAAGLAESTAATLADAAARHRAALSEAERLTAQAQQARDAGAAALAVVAADRDAVGLHAAAAYRRSPAERWPLAQLSVHSPGSTPEVLHAQGLAEQLTEQQDASVARAARAAVQAAQQTDLAAAADAGAAQARSRADAVLTEVRAIVADLDPTVSAQWAALSASPADAGQQTRNAAALAGWQDHLGRLAAAGVTPPPAATLTDPDALPAGLAVLRDAAGAPVPGVATTYAAGGTLTVLPAETVAAVSAAFAQLGRPYLVGQHGPDGYDCGGLTATAWAQGGIGLPTDLAGQWAQGTPVPVGQLQVGDLVFRTDPRSGLDDVGLYLGGTSVLSASADRRQVAVRELADLSTAVRVTVPPATPAPLPVSGPVPAACSAPLPAPGSASGPASGAWGGWANGQIPADQLCTIGGGHRLRCDAAAAYRAMSAAYAQTFGAPLCITDSYRSLGAQVDVHHRKPGITAVPGTSNHGWALAVDLCGGINRFGTAEAAWMRLNAGHYGWLQPDWAQAGGQNPEPWHWEYGVLS